A single region of the Austwickia chelonae genome encodes:
- a CDS encoding PrsW family intramembrane metalloprotease, with translation MNDLRRGERLATANQKPGDEFYRPRSALWWFYLISCALCGIALAVFLWPRVAPPAGTLLLTSPLSLGGVALFVLAMAACDPYRARRPRIMLAAFVSGATIAAYLSVKVNAALPVVVLHLLGEQSAQQWFAGLVGPTSEEWMKTACILLVMLIARETMTRPMHGLMVGGFVGLGFQVLENLSYLAKGALDSPDSDIKGLLLVGFVRFFSGFTSHQLYSAIIGVGVAVLLGRVVGDKWSLNRRLLVFTGFYALGWFIHFLWNSPAPTAWGNAGVIALMPVKIACYLAMLTPVLRWVWRQERDYLRAAASAVTGDQLDELENAAIGDRRTRRSFVKETRRRGGRSGVRRARHEMRIYLERLQEWGRCSAGADTPGIRKTL, from the coding sequence ATGAACGACCTCCGCCGCGGAGAACGCCTGGCGACAGCGAACCAGAAGCCCGGCGACGAGTTCTACCGCCCCCGGTCAGCTCTGTGGTGGTTCTATCTGATCAGCTGCGCACTGTGCGGAATCGCGCTCGCCGTCTTCCTGTGGCCCCGGGTCGCCCCGCCAGCGGGGACGCTGCTGTTGACCTCGCCGTTGTCCCTGGGAGGTGTAGCGCTCTTCGTCCTGGCGATGGCGGCCTGTGATCCCTACCGGGCCCGTCGCCCCCGGATCATGCTGGCCGCCTTCGTCAGCGGGGCCACGATCGCCGCCTACCTGTCCGTGAAGGTCAATGCGGCTCTCCCGGTCGTCGTCCTGCACCTGCTGGGCGAACAGTCAGCCCAGCAATGGTTCGCCGGATTAGTGGGGCCGACGTCCGAGGAATGGATGAAGACGGCCTGCATCCTGCTCGTGATGCTCATCGCCCGGGAAACGATGACGAGACCGATGCACGGGCTGATGGTGGGTGGTTTCGTCGGTCTCGGTTTCCAGGTCCTGGAAAACCTTTCCTACCTGGCCAAAGGCGCATTGGACAGCCCGGACAGCGATATCAAGGGGCTCCTCCTGGTGGGATTCGTGCGCTTCTTCAGTGGTTTCACGTCACACCAGCTGTACAGCGCGATCATCGGGGTCGGGGTCGCCGTCCTGCTCGGTCGTGTCGTCGGAGACAAGTGGTCCTTGAACCGTCGTCTTCTGGTCTTCACCGGTTTCTACGCGCTGGGTTGGTTCATCCACTTCCTGTGGAACTCGCCGGCCCCGACAGCCTGGGGCAACGCCGGTGTCATCGCCTTGATGCCGGTCAAGATCGCCTGCTACCTGGCAATGCTCACGCCGGTGCTGCGCTGGGTATGGCGGCAGGAACGCGACTACCTCCGGGCCGCCGCGAGCGCGGTCACCGGCGATCAGCTGGATGAACTCGAAAATGCGGCGATCGGTGATCGGCGCACCCGTAGATCCTTCGTGAAGGAGACCCGACGTCGGGGAGGACGTAGCGGGGTGCGCCGTGCCCGTCATGAGATGCGGATCTACCTGGAGCGGCTCCAGGAGTGGGGCCGTTGCAGTGCTGGTGCCGACACGCCTGGCATTCGGAAGACCTTATAA
- a CDS encoding S1 family peptidase, with product MSKSSRKGRLLSVAAATMLVGGLLTPCTTHASPPADPTPSPRIIGGVQAEENEFPFMVSIQAGERHFCGGSLIDANTVLTAAHCVSERVGSTAQGVNLVIGRTTLSDSSQGITRKIKVVNGQADITIHPRYAVIAGYDAALLRLNEPVHGITPVALPPRGATGLTTSGRATVIGWGTVDPSGERDMPDGLRKVTIPLHSTAACAEDGGHEYNAATDLCGGSAGKGACFSDSGGPLVRRHAGRLYQIGIVSWGKACGHAEHHSFFTSTASSTLWNTFRS from the coding sequence ATGTCCAAGTCCAGCAGGAAAGGCCGCCTCCTGAGTGTGGCAGCAGCAACGATGCTTGTCGGTGGATTGCTCACCCCCTGCACCACCCACGCCTCACCACCAGCAGACCCGACGCCATCGCCTCGGATCATCGGCGGTGTTCAAGCCGAGGAGAACGAGTTCCCGTTCATGGTGTCGATCCAGGCCGGGGAACGGCACTTCTGCGGGGGGTCGCTCATCGACGCGAACACCGTACTGACCGCAGCCCACTGCGTCAGCGAGAGGGTCGGCAGCACAGCCCAGGGCGTGAACCTGGTGATCGGCCGGACGACTCTCTCCGACTCCTCCCAAGGAATCACCCGCAAGATCAAGGTCGTCAACGGTCAGGCCGACATCACCATCCATCCCCGGTACGCCGTGATCGCCGGTTACGACGCAGCGTTACTGCGGCTGAACGAACCTGTCCACGGGATCACCCCGGTAGCGCTACCCCCGCGAGGAGCAACCGGCCTGACCACCTCCGGTCGGGCGACCGTCATCGGTTGGGGAACCGTCGACCCGTCAGGTGAACGAGACATGCCTGACGGGCTGCGCAAGGTCACCATTCCGCTGCACTCGACAGCGGCCTGCGCCGAGGACGGCGGCCACGAGTACAACGCAGCCACCGACCTGTGTGGCGGGTCCGCCGGTAAGGGGGCTTGTTTCTCCGACAGCGGCGGCCCCTTGGTACGTCGGCATGCCGGTCGTCTCTACCAGATCGGGATCGTCAGCTGGGGCAAGGCCTGCGGGCATGCCGAGCACCACTCGTTCTTCACCTCGACGGCCTCCTCGACATTGTGGAACACCTTCAGGTCGTGA
- a CDS encoding tyrosine phenol-lyase, with product MSPVRTQAAEPYRIKTVEPLTMTTRAQREQAIKDAGYNTFLLPSKLCYIDLLTDSGTSAMSDQQWAHMMVGDEAYAGAKSFDLLKEAVEEVYGFPYVVPTHQGRGAEHLISRILIKPGMHVPGNMYFTTTRLHQEMAGATFHDVIIDEAHDPTAPHPFKGNVDLDKFQKLIDEVGADKIAYINVALTVNLAGGQPVSMENIRAVRRVCDDHKIIMWSDATRLAENAYFIQEREEGYADKSCAEIVKEQLSYFDGLTMSGKKDCLVNIGGFLAMRDERILVAARELVVVFEGMPSYGGLAGRDLEAMAVGLREAVDDHYLAHRIGQVRYLGERLLEAGIPIVEPIGGHAVFLDARRFLPHVPQEEYPAQALAAELYVESGVRSMERGNVSSGRGADGKDRFPALELVRLTIPRRVYTDRHMDVVADAVIECYRNREHIKGLKFVYESPTLRFFTSRFEPLT from the coding sequence ATGTCACCCGTACGCACCCAGGCCGCTGAGCCCTATCGGATCAAGACCGTCGAGCCCCTCACGATGACCACTCGCGCCCAGCGCGAACAGGCCATCAAGGACGCCGGATACAACACCTTCCTGCTGCCTTCCAAGCTCTGCTACATCGACCTGCTCACCGACTCCGGAACCTCCGCGATGAGTGACCAGCAGTGGGCGCACATGATGGTCGGCGACGAGGCCTACGCCGGGGCGAAGTCCTTCGACCTGCTCAAGGAGGCCGTCGAAGAGGTCTACGGCTTCCCGTACGTCGTCCCCACCCACCAGGGGCGGGGCGCCGAGCATCTGATCAGCCGCATCCTCATCAAGCCGGGCATGCACGTGCCGGGCAATATGTACTTCACCACCACGCGCCTGCACCAGGAGATGGCCGGTGCCACCTTCCACGACGTCATCATCGACGAGGCCCACGACCCCACCGCCCCGCACCCCTTCAAGGGAAATGTCGACCTGGACAAGTTCCAGAAATTGATCGACGAGGTCGGCGCCGACAAGATCGCCTACATCAATGTGGCGCTCACCGTGAACCTGGCCGGTGGGCAGCCGGTCTCCATGGAGAACATCCGCGCCGTCCGCAGGGTGTGCGACGACCACAAGATCATCATGTGGTCGGACGCGACCCGGCTCGCCGAGAACGCCTACTTCATCCAAGAACGTGAAGAAGGCTATGCCGACAAGTCCTGCGCCGAGATCGTCAAGGAACAGCTGTCCTATTTCGACGGGCTGACCATGTCGGGCAAGAAGGACTGCCTGGTCAACATCGGTGGTTTCCTCGCCATGCGCGACGAGAGGATCCTCGTCGCAGCCCGCGAACTCGTCGTCGTCTTCGAGGGCATGCCGTCGTACGGCGGGCTGGCCGGGCGCGACCTGGAGGCGATGGCGGTCGGGCTGCGCGAGGCCGTCGACGACCACTACCTGGCGCACCGCATCGGACAGGTCCGTTACCTGGGTGAACGTCTCCTCGAAGCGGGCATCCCGATCGTGGAGCCGATCGGCGGGCACGCGGTCTTCCTCGACGCGCGCCGCTTCCTGCCGCACGTCCCCCAGGAGGAGTATCCGGCGCAGGCCCTGGCCGCGGAGCTGTACGTCGAGTCCGGGGTGCGTTCGATGGAGCGCGGCAATGTGTCCTCGGGGCGGGGGGCCGACGGCAAGGACCGTTTCCCGGCCCTGGAGCTGGTGCGCCTGACGATCCCGCGCCGGGTCTACACCGACCGGCACATGGATGTCGTGGCCGATGCGGTCATCGAGTGTTACCGGAACCGTGAGCACATCAAGGGCCTGAAGTTCGTCTACGAGTCGCCTACTCTGCGTTTCTTCACGAGCCGGTTCGAGCCGCTGACCTGA
- a CDS encoding MFS transporter has product MTVVPLPGHAPERLEAAKVATSLVFAINGWTFATWAGRIPTLREDLGLTPGQLGLLMLIGSAGSLIGLPFAGRLVHRYGAAWSVRTGAALTLSALMVVGFTAGVHHSVPATMLPLFLSMLGIGVWDVSMNIEGAAVEHHLGRTIMSRYHAAFSLGTVLSALLSSGLTAARVPIVAHFWVAAPLIFLAVALCVRSFLPRAEETDEPEPYEPEPYEPEPSATTAVDPSAGGSAWREPRTLLIGLVTMVAAFTEGAANDWLSVAFIDGYHLPQWAGVLGFAVFLGFMTAGRWFGAPLLDRYGRVPVLRSLFVLAGAGSLLVVFGSAPLAYLGAAIWGIGVSLGFPVGMSAAADDPARAATRMSVVSTIAYGAFLMGPPGLGWLGDHVGVLRALGVVSALLIVALAAVPAVRESSRGEWPEKVGGPRTSSEN; this is encoded by the coding sequence ATGACAGTCGTGCCCCTGCCCGGTCACGCCCCGGAGAGGCTCGAAGCGGCCAAGGTCGCCACGAGCCTCGTCTTCGCGATCAACGGGTGGACCTTCGCGACCTGGGCCGGGCGGATCCCCACCCTCCGGGAAGACCTGGGGCTGACGCCAGGGCAGCTGGGCCTGCTCATGCTGATCGGGTCGGCCGGTTCACTCATCGGGTTGCCCTTCGCCGGCCGCCTGGTGCATCGCTATGGTGCGGCCTGGTCGGTCCGCACAGGTGCTGCCCTCACCTTGTCCGCGCTGATGGTCGTCGGATTCACCGCCGGGGTGCATCATTCCGTCCCGGCCACGATGCTGCCGCTTTTCCTGTCGATGCTCGGCATCGGTGTCTGGGACGTCTCGATGAACATCGAAGGTGCCGCAGTCGAACACCACCTGGGCCGCACGATCATGTCTCGCTATCACGCAGCATTCAGCCTGGGCACGGTGCTCTCGGCGCTCCTGTCCTCCGGGCTGACCGCCGCTCGGGTGCCGATCGTGGCGCACTTCTGGGTGGCGGCGCCGTTGATCTTTCTCGCGGTGGCCCTCTGCGTGCGCTCCTTCCTCCCCCGCGCTGAAGAGACGGACGAACCTGAGCCGTACGAACCTGAGCCGTACGAACCTGAGCCGTCCGCGACGACGGCAGTCGACCCATCGGCGGGCGGATCGGCCTGGCGCGAGCCGCGCACCCTGCTCATCGGCCTGGTCACCATGGTCGCCGCCTTCACCGAGGGGGCCGCGAACGACTGGCTGTCGGTGGCCTTCATCGACGGCTACCACCTGCCGCAGTGGGCCGGCGTGCTCGGGTTCGCCGTCTTCCTGGGGTTCATGACGGCCGGACGATGGTTCGGCGCGCCTCTGCTCGACAGGTACGGCCGGGTACCTGTCCTCCGGTCGCTGTTCGTCCTCGCCGGGGCGGGGTCACTCCTGGTGGTCTTCGGCAGCGCACCACTGGCCTACCTCGGGGCGGCGATCTGGGGGATCGGGGTCTCCTTGGGCTTCCCGGTCGGGATGAGCGCTGCCGCCGACGATCCGGCCCGGGCCGCGACCCGGATGAGCGTCGTCTCCACCATCGCCTACGGGGCCTTCCTGATGGGCCCGCCCGGCCTCGGATGGCTGGGCGATCACGTCGGTGTCTTGCGCGCGCTCGGGGTGGTTTCGGCCTTGCTGATCGTGGCGCTCGCGGCTGTTCCTGCGGTGCGGGAGTCCTCTCGGGGGGAGTGGCCGGAGAAGGTCGGCGGACCCCGGACATCAAGTGAAAACTGA
- a CDS encoding D-arabinono-1,4-lactone oxidase, whose translation MMRGSLSTGGFATEGVSWSEEVAPWRNWAGTVEAFPARRVSARDEDEVAAVLSEAAAEGLRVKAVGAGHSFTGAAYTDGVLLDLSGVAGLREVVVDEAGIRVRVGAGTTLHALNALLDEAGLAVPNLGDIDAQTIAGAISTGTHGTGAVFGGLSSFVTGLRMVMADGRVVACSRTEEPELFAAACVGLGAFGVVVEVELGCVPAFRVRAVESPEKLSELLPRLDEVMTERDHVEFFWFPHTDSCLVKRNDRLPPEDRSGAPLPEWRRRWADDVVDNRLFAAANRAATLRPSWVPAVNQIGAKVISRREYTDVSHRVFVSPRTVRFRESEYAVPRDAVGEILVFLRDWFERTGEPVTFPLEVRYSAADDLWLSTGSGRETAYIAVHQYVGQDHTRVFRVFEDVMERHDGRPHWGKLHRLTAERLAALYPRFGDAVRVRDRVDPGRLFANPYLDRVLGE comes from the coding sequence ATGATGCGTGGGTCGTTGTCGACGGGTGGTTTCGCGACGGAGGGGGTTTCGTGGTCCGAGGAGGTGGCGCCCTGGCGTAATTGGGCGGGCACGGTGGAGGCTTTCCCTGCTCGGCGGGTGTCTGCTCGGGACGAGGACGAGGTTGCGGCCGTGTTGTCGGAGGCCGCGGCGGAAGGGCTACGGGTCAAAGCGGTCGGGGCGGGGCATTCGTTCACCGGGGCGGCATACACCGATGGGGTCCTCCTCGACCTGTCAGGGGTGGCAGGCCTGCGGGAGGTCGTGGTCGATGAGGCGGGCATCCGGGTGCGGGTCGGGGCGGGGACGACATTGCACGCGTTGAACGCGCTGCTGGACGAGGCAGGGCTGGCGGTGCCGAATCTCGGCGATATCGATGCGCAGACGATCGCGGGAGCGATCAGTACGGGCACTCACGGTACCGGGGCCGTGTTCGGTGGTCTGTCTTCCTTCGTGACGGGTTTGCGGATGGTGATGGCCGACGGGCGGGTGGTGGCGTGTTCGCGGACGGAGGAGCCGGAGCTGTTCGCGGCGGCCTGCGTGGGCCTGGGGGCCTTCGGCGTCGTCGTCGAGGTCGAGCTCGGCTGCGTGCCGGCTTTCCGGGTGCGGGCGGTGGAGTCGCCGGAGAAGCTTTCGGAGCTGCTTCCTCGTTTGGACGAGGTGATGACGGAGCGCGACCATGTGGAGTTCTTCTGGTTCCCGCACACGGATTCCTGCCTGGTGAAGCGGAACGACCGCTTGCCTCCGGAGGACCGGTCGGGTGCTCCTCTGCCGGAGTGGCGTCGGCGGTGGGCCGACGACGTCGTCGACAACCGTTTGTTCGCGGCGGCGAATCGGGCTGCGACGCTGCGTCCGTCGTGGGTGCCTGCGGTGAATCAGATAGGGGCGAAGGTTATTTCCCGTCGGGAGTACACCGATGTGTCGCATCGGGTGTTCGTCTCGCCGCGGACGGTTCGTTTCCGGGAGAGCGAGTACGCGGTGCCGCGGGATGCGGTCGGGGAGATCCTGGTTTTCCTGCGGGATTGGTTCGAACGGACGGGAGAGCCGGTGACTTTTCCTTTGGAGGTGCGTTATTCGGCGGCGGATGATCTGTGGTTGTCGACGGGGTCGGGGCGGGAGACGGCTTATATCGCGGTGCATCAGTACGTCGGTCAGGACCACACCCGGGTGTTCCGCGTCTTCGAGGACGTCATGGAGCGTCATGACGGCCGCCCGCACTGGGGCAAGCTGCACCGGTTGACAGCAGAGCGGTTGGCGGCTTTGTATCCGCGGTTCGGTGACGCGGTGCGAGTGCGTGACCGGGTCGATCCGGGGCGGCTCTTCGCGAACCCGTACCTGGATCGCGTCCTGGGGGAGTGA
- a CDS encoding alanine racemase, which translates to MNAHRGEPGEDIRAAVHTAHATGRVNAPAAVVDLTAFTANAELLRTCAAGRLIRVATKSVRCRPLLERTLALPGFAGLMAFSLAEALWLADSPDSTFHDVLVAYPSTDRTAWARLTSSATAAQRITVMIDDENQLGDTTDTAAPVQICLDVDASLRIGPAHLGARRSPLRTPEQVVALARRVATRPGCQVAGLMFYDAQIAGLPDRSMAVRAVKALSDRELRMRRGEVVAAVAAELERLGVPPLRLVNGGGSGSLRVTGADPCLTEVAAGSGLYAPTAFDGYRGWSPRPALFVVVPVVRRPAPGMVTVFGGGYVASGAAGRSRLPRPVWPTGLRLTAAEGAGEVQTPLRVARGAHIPQVGELVWLRPTKAGEPLERFGQVSLVEGGRWHGMVPTYRGEGRSFG; encoded by the coding sequence GTGAACGCCCACCGCGGCGAACCCGGCGAGGACATCCGCGCCGCCGTGCACACCGCCCACGCCACCGGACGCGTCAATGCACCGGCCGCAGTCGTCGACCTCACCGCTTTCACCGCCAACGCCGAACTCCTCCGCACCTGCGCCGCCGGACGCCTCATCCGGGTCGCCACCAAATCGGTACGCTGCCGACCACTCCTCGAACGAACCCTCGCACTCCCCGGATTCGCCGGACTGATGGCCTTCTCCCTGGCCGAAGCACTCTGGCTCGCCGACAGCCCGGACAGCACCTTCCACGACGTCCTGGTCGCCTACCCGAGCACGGACCGGACTGCCTGGGCCCGACTGACCTCCTCCGCCACAGCCGCCCAACGGATCACCGTCATGATCGACGACGAAAACCAACTGGGCGACACCACCGACACCGCAGCCCCGGTCCAGATCTGCCTCGACGTCGACGCCTCCCTCCGCATCGGCCCGGCCCATCTCGGGGCACGGCGCTCGCCGCTGCGGACCCCGGAGCAGGTGGTGGCCTTGGCCCGGCGGGTGGCGACCCGTCCGGGATGCCAGGTGGCCGGGTTGATGTTCTACGACGCCCAGATCGCAGGATTGCCGGATCGTTCGATGGCGGTGCGTGCGGTCAAGGCTTTGTCGGATCGGGAATTGCGGATGCGCCGGGGCGAGGTGGTCGCAGCGGTCGCGGCTGAACTGGAGCGGTTGGGCGTGCCGCCGCTGCGTCTGGTCAACGGTGGCGGGTCGGGAAGCCTGCGGGTGACCGGCGCGGACCCGTGCCTGACGGAGGTCGCAGCCGGGTCGGGGCTGTATGCGCCGACGGCTTTCGACGGTTATCGGGGATGGTCGCCGCGTCCGGCGTTGTTCGTCGTGGTGCCGGTGGTGCGCCGTCCGGCTCCTGGGATGGTGACGGTCTTCGGAGGGGGATATGTCGCCTCGGGCGCGGCGGGGCGCTCGCGGCTTCCTCGTCCGGTGTGGCCGACTGGTCTGCGGTTGACGGCTGCTGAGGGGGCAGGGGAGGTGCAGACGCCGCTGCGGGTGGCGCGGGGTGCGCATATTCCGCAGGTGGGGGAGCTGGTGTGGTTGCGTCCGACGAAGGCGGGGGAGCCCCTGGAGCGTTTCGGCCAGGTCTCTCTGGTGGAGGGCGGCCGATGGCACGGCATGGTGCCGACCTATCGGGGGGAGGGGCGTTCTTTCGGTTGA
- the map gene encoding type I methionyl aminopeptidase, with protein MAYRRSPKEIEQMRPAGEFVAQVLEDLCSRVAVGTNLLEIDEWAHEAIRARGAISCYLDYHPSFGGSPFGHVICTSVNDAVLHGLPHDYALRDGDLLSLDFAVSVDGWVSDSARSVIVGTPRPQDQRLIATTEEALAAGIATARAGKRLGDVSAAIGAVCRLAGYSVNLKFGGHGVGRTMHQEPHVPNNGFRGQGITLRPGLVLALEPWLLHSTAQVVTDPDGWTLRSVDGSRGAHSEHTIAVTKGDPLVLTARPGA; from the coding sequence GTGGCTTACCGTCGTTCACCGAAGGAAATCGAGCAGATGCGTCCGGCTGGTGAGTTCGTGGCGCAGGTCCTGGAGGATCTGTGTTCTCGGGTCGCGGTGGGGACCAATCTGTTGGAGATCGACGAGTGGGCTCATGAGGCGATCCGGGCCCGGGGTGCGATCAGTTGTTATCTGGACTATCACCCGTCCTTCGGGGGTTCACCGTTCGGGCATGTCATCTGCACATCGGTGAATGACGCTGTCTTGCATGGGCTGCCGCACGATTACGCCTTGCGGGACGGTGATCTGCTCAGCCTGGATTTCGCGGTGTCGGTCGACGGCTGGGTGAGTGATTCGGCGCGCAGCGTCATCGTGGGCACTCCGCGCCCGCAGGATCAACGGTTGATCGCGACCACGGAGGAGGCCTTGGCGGCGGGGATCGCGACGGCGCGGGCGGGAAAGCGGTTGGGGGATGTGTCGGCGGCGATCGGTGCGGTGTGTCGTCTGGCCGGGTATTCGGTGAATCTGAAGTTCGGGGGGCACGGGGTGGGCCGGACGATGCATCAGGAGCCGCATGTGCCGAACAACGGTTTCCGCGGTCAGGGGATCACGTTGCGGCCGGGGCTGGTGCTCGCATTGGAGCCGTGGCTGTTGCACAGCACTGCGCAGGTGGTGACAGACCCTGACGGGTGGACCTTGCGCAGTGTCGACGGGTCACGGGGCGCACATTCGGAGCACACGATCGCAGTCACGAAGGGGGATCCTCTCGTGTTGACCGCCCGTCCTGGTGCGTGA
- a CDS encoding AMIN-like domain-containing (lipo)protein has translation MSTSTATPRALRIPAATRLARALAVICLPLVVASCGGGQEKMANTASTSSMTSSSSSSTSSSSLPTVGATTSSTQKCTFEGALTTPGDTALSKLTVTGVRTGKQDCFDRLVIDLSGDASKKPGYQVRYVPRVLQDGSGKPVTLRGGAFLTVGVGAASYDASAQPTFIPADKNELSDVTGYAAFKQVAWAGSFEGMTTIGIGVREELPFNVHVIDEGGKVRLVIDVAHQRFS, from the coding sequence GTGAGCACGAGCACGGCAACACCACGCGCTCTGCGCATCCCAGCTGCGACCCGGCTGGCGCGAGCCCTCGCCGTGATCTGTCTGCCACTGGTGGTGGCATCCTGCGGTGGCGGGCAGGAGAAGATGGCCAACACGGCATCGACCTCGTCGATGACCTCGTCGTCCAGCAGCTCCACCTCCTCGTCCTCCCTGCCCACGGTCGGTGCCACGACCAGCAGCACCCAGAAATGCACCTTCGAGGGCGCGCTGACCACACCGGGCGACACCGCACTGTCGAAACTGACCGTCACCGGAGTCCGCACCGGAAAACAGGACTGCTTCGACCGGCTCGTCATCGACCTGTCCGGCGACGCCAGCAAGAAACCCGGCTATCAGGTGCGGTACGTGCCCCGCGTCCTGCAGGACGGCTCCGGCAAACCCGTCACCCTCCGCGGAGGAGCCTTCTTGACGGTCGGGGTCGGCGCAGCCTCCTACGACGCCTCAGCCCAGCCGACCTTCATCCCCGCGGACAAGAACGAACTCTCCGATGTCACCGGCTACGCCGCCTTCAAACAGGTCGCCTGGGCCGGAAGCTTCGAAGGCATGACCACCATCGGCATCGGCGTCCGCGAAGAACTGCCTTTCAACGTTCACGTCATCGACGAGGGCGGCAAAGTACGACTCGTCATCGACGTCGCCCACCAACGGTTCAGCTGA
- a CDS encoding glycoside hydrolase family 1 protein produces the protein MSDTLLFPDDFLWGGATAANQIEGAYDVDGKGLSIRDVMPHGGLAGPPSEAPTEDNLTLVGVDFYHRYAQDIALFAEMGFTVFRFSIAWSRIFPRGDESEPNEAGLAFYDRVLDELEKHGIEPLVTISHYETPLVLAREYGGWTNRRLVDFYERYCRVLFERYGERVKYWLTFNEINSVVHAPFMSGGIPTPKEELTATDLYQAIHHELVASARVTRMAHEMIPDVQVGCMILAMPTYPLTPDPRDVLAAKKAEEVNYAFADVHCRGEYPGYLLRRFHEEGIELDITEQDRADLKHTVDFVSFSYYMSVCETADPAKQVRGQGNIIGGVPNPTIPASEWGWQIDPVGLRIVLNDYWQRWGKPLFVVENGLGAKDELVQVDGAWTVEDDYRIAYLNDHLVQVREALADGVQLLGYTTWGPIDLVSASTAELSKRYGFIYVDRHDDGSGTLTRYRKKSFDWYREVIATRGASLR, from the coding sequence ATGTCCGACACGCTGCTTTTCCCCGACGATTTCCTGTGGGGCGGCGCAACAGCCGCCAACCAGATCGAAGGCGCCTACGACGTCGACGGGAAAGGCCTGTCGATCCGGGACGTGATGCCGCACGGCGGGCTGGCCGGGCCGCCCAGCGAAGCACCCACCGAGGACAATCTCACCCTGGTGGGGGTCGACTTCTACCACCGGTACGCCCAGGACATCGCCCTGTTCGCGGAGATGGGATTCACCGTCTTCCGGTTCTCCATCGCGTGGTCGCGGATCTTCCCCCGCGGTGACGAGAGCGAACCGAACGAGGCCGGGCTGGCGTTCTACGACCGGGTGCTCGACGAACTGGAGAAGCACGGTATCGAGCCGCTGGTCACCATCAGTCATTACGAGACGCCCCTGGTGCTGGCCCGCGAGTACGGCGGATGGACGAACCGCCGACTGGTGGACTTCTACGAACGGTACTGCCGGGTGCTCTTCGAACGGTACGGCGAGCGGGTGAAGTACTGGTTGACCTTCAACGAGATCAACTCGGTGGTGCATGCGCCGTTCATGTCCGGGGGGATCCCCACCCCGAAGGAGGAACTGACCGCCACCGACCTGTACCAGGCGATCCACCACGAACTGGTGGCCTCGGCGCGAGTCACCCGGATGGCCCACGAGATGATCCCGGACGTGCAGGTCGGGTGCATGATCCTGGCGATGCCGACATACCCGTTGACCCCGGACCCGCGCGACGTACTGGCCGCGAAGAAGGCCGAAGAGGTCAACTACGCCTTCGCCGACGTGCACTGCCGCGGCGAATACCCCGGCTACCTGCTGCGACGCTTCCACGAGGAGGGCATCGAGCTGGACATCACCGAACAGGACCGGGCAGACCTGAAACACACCGTCGACTTCGTGTCCTTCAGCTACTACATGAGCGTCTGCGAGACCGCCGACCCGGCCAAGCAGGTGCGCGGACAGGGCAACATCATCGGCGGGGTACCGAACCCGACCATCCCGGCCAGCGAATGGGGTTGGCAGATCGACCCGGTGGGCTTGCGCATCGTGCTGAACGACTACTGGCAGCGATGGGGCAAACCGTTGTTCGTCGTGGAGAACGGCCTCGGCGCGAAGGACGAACTCGTCCAGGTCGACGGGGCGTGGACGGTCGAGGACGACTACCGCATCGCCTATCTGAACGATCACCTGGTGCAGGTCCGTGAAGCGCTCGCCGACGGCGTACAGCTGCTCGGGTACACCACGTGGGGGCCGATCGATCTGGTCAGCGCATCGACGGCGGAGCTGTCGAAGAGGTACGGCTTCATCTACGTGGACCGGCACGACGACGGTTCAGGCACCTTGACCCGCTATCGGAAGAAGTCCTTCGACTGGTACCGCGAGGTGATCGCCACGCGAGGCGCTTCGCTGCGTTGA